One Streptomyces sp. SAI-135 DNA segment encodes these proteins:
- a CDS encoding 4-carboxy-4-hydroxy-2-oxoadipate aldolase/oxaloacetate decarboxylase: MSGVIVTDPPKADLKDVDALARYGVATVSEAMGRTGLLGPEIRPVQQGVRVAGTAVTVLSWPGDNLMIHAAVEQCGEGDILVVTTTSPCTDGLFGELFATALQQRGVRGVVLNTGIRDTQELRDMGFAAWSRAVSSQGTVKATGGSVNVPIAIDGQVIHPGDVILADDDGVVVVPRERVAATVERSEAREAKEAATRAAFIDGQLGLDRYGLRETLKNLGVEYRSYEEYTGERS, translated from the coding sequence ATGAGCGGCGTGATCGTCACCGACCCGCCGAAGGCGGACCTGAAGGACGTCGACGCGCTCGCGCGGTACGGCGTGGCCACCGTCTCCGAGGCGATGGGCCGAACGGGCCTGCTGGGCCCGGAGATCCGCCCCGTCCAGCAGGGCGTACGGGTCGCGGGCACCGCGGTCACGGTGCTGAGCTGGCCCGGCGACAACCTCATGATCCACGCGGCCGTCGAGCAGTGCGGCGAGGGCGACATCCTGGTCGTCACCACCACCTCCCCGTGCACGGACGGCCTGTTCGGCGAGCTGTTCGCGACCGCCCTCCAGCAGCGCGGGGTGCGCGGGGTCGTCCTGAACACCGGCATCCGCGACACCCAGGAGCTGCGGGACATGGGCTTCGCCGCCTGGTCGCGCGCGGTGTCCTCGCAGGGCACGGTCAAGGCCACCGGTGGCTCGGTCAACGTGCCGATCGCCATCGACGGCCAGGTGATCCACCCGGGCGACGTGATCCTCGCCGACGACGACGGTGTCGTGGTCGTCCCGCGCGAGCGGGTGGCCGCGACGGTGGAGAGGTCCGAGGCCCGCGAGGCCAAGGAGGCCGCCACCCGCGCCGCCTTCATCGACGGCCAACTGGGCCTGGACCGCTACGGATTGCGGGAGACCCTCAAGAACCTCGGTGTCGAGTACCGGTCCTACGAGGAGTACACGGGGGAGCGGTCGTGA
- a CDS encoding 4-oxalomesaconate tautomerase: protein MLMRGGTSKGAYFLADDLPAEPALRDDLLLRIMGSPDDRQIDGLGGAHPLTSKVAVVSPSADPQADVDYLFLQVIVDRPEVSDRQNCGNILAGVGPFAVERGLVPAGEQETSVRIRMVNTGDHATATFPTPGGRVDYTGDAEISGVPGTSAAVVIEFPPGAGKLLPTGNAVDVIDDVEVTCVNNGMPTVLIAATSLKVTGYELPRDLEEDVALADRLRTIRLAAGRLMGLGDVSDATVPKLTLLAPPRDGGAVTTRTFIPVRCHTSIGVLGAASVAAGLRIDGSVGAGLAEIDPGSERVRIEHPTGFLDIESSVDAVPGGPPSARRTAVVRTARKIFDGTVFPRAADRPTGGHR, encoded by the coding sequence ATGCTGATGCGGGGCGGCACGTCCAAGGGCGCCTACTTCCTCGCCGACGACCTGCCCGCCGAACCCGCCCTGCGCGACGACCTGTTGCTGCGGATCATGGGCAGCCCGGACGACCGGCAGATCGACGGCCTGGGTGGTGCGCACCCGCTCACCAGCAAGGTCGCCGTCGTCTCGCCGTCCGCCGATCCGCAGGCCGACGTCGACTACCTCTTCCTCCAAGTCATCGTCGACCGGCCGGAGGTGAGCGACCGTCAGAACTGCGGGAACATCCTCGCCGGCGTCGGCCCGTTCGCCGTCGAGCGCGGACTCGTCCCGGCGGGGGAGCAGGAGACCTCCGTCCGGATCCGCATGGTCAACACCGGCGACCACGCCACCGCGACCTTCCCCACCCCCGGTGGCCGCGTCGACTACACCGGGGACGCCGAGATCTCGGGCGTGCCGGGAACGTCCGCGGCCGTGGTGATCGAGTTCCCGCCGGGCGCGGGGAAGCTGCTCCCGACCGGCAACGCGGTCGACGTCATCGACGACGTCGAGGTGACCTGCGTGAACAACGGGATGCCGACCGTCCTCATCGCGGCGACCTCCCTCAAGGTCACCGGCTACGAGCTGCCCCGGGACCTGGAGGAGGACGTGGCCCTGGCCGACCGGCTGCGCACGATCCGGCTGGCCGCGGGCCGCCTCATGGGCCTCGGAGACGTCTCCGACGCCACCGTGCCCAAGCTGACGCTGCTCGCCCCGCCCCGCGACGGCGGTGCGGTCACCACCCGCACCTTCATCCCCGTGCGCTGCCACACCTCCATCGGTGTCCTGGGCGCGGCGAGCGTCGCGGCGGGCCTGCGGATCGACGGGAGCGTGGGCGCCGGGCTCGCGGAGATCGATCCCGGGAGCGAGCGTGTACGCATAGAACACCCCACGGGGTTCCTGGACATCGAGAGCAGCGTGGATGCCGTCCCGGGCGGCCCGCCCTCGGCCCGCCGTACCGCCGTGGTCCGCACGGCCCGCAAGATCTTCGACGGCACCGTCTTCCCCCGGGCCGCCGACCGACCCACAGGAGGTCACCGATGA
- a CDS encoding catechol 2,3-dioxygenase — MTPPLGDIAHIGHTQLFTPDLDASVAFFTDFLGLTVNGHDGDTVYLRTFDDYEHHSLVLTAREQPGLGRLALRTSSEEALHRRVKAVEESGGTGTWAEDEPGLGKLYVTTDPDGHEHALYWESEHYRAPEELRPALKNQPQAKPNRGVGVRRLDHINFLAADVLANAEFQQNVLGARPTEQIRLDSGKIAARWLTYTNKSYDVVYTSDWTGSEGRLHHIAFATDTREDVLRAADLAIDTGVFIETGPHKHAIQQTFFLYVYEPGGNRIELCNPLTRLVLAPDWPLVTWTEGERKKGQAWGLKTIESFHTHGTPPVA, encoded by the coding sequence ATGACTCCGCCGCTCGGCGACATCGCCCACATCGGCCACACCCAGCTGTTCACGCCGGACCTGGACGCCAGCGTCGCCTTCTTCACCGACTTCCTCGGCCTCACGGTCAACGGGCACGACGGCGACACGGTCTACCTGCGGACCTTCGACGACTACGAGCACCACAGCCTGGTCCTCACCGCCCGCGAGCAGCCCGGCCTCGGCCGCCTCGCCCTGCGCACCTCCAGCGAGGAGGCACTGCACCGCCGGGTGAAGGCGGTCGAGGAGTCCGGCGGCACCGGCACCTGGGCCGAGGACGAACCCGGCCTCGGCAAGCTCTACGTCACCACCGACCCGGACGGCCACGAACACGCCCTCTACTGGGAGAGCGAGCACTACCGGGCCCCCGAGGAGCTCAGGCCCGCACTGAAGAACCAGCCGCAGGCCAAGCCCAACAGGGGAGTCGGCGTACGGCGGTTGGACCACATCAACTTCCTCGCCGCCGACGTGCTCGCCAACGCCGAGTTCCAGCAGAACGTCCTCGGCGCCCGGCCCACCGAGCAGATCCGGCTGGACAGCGGGAAGATCGCGGCGCGCTGGCTGACGTACACGAACAAGTCGTACGACGTCGTCTACACCTCGGACTGGACCGGCAGCGAAGGGCGGCTGCACCACATCGCCTTCGCGACCGACACCCGCGAGGACGTGCTGCGGGCGGCCGATCTCGCCATCGACACCGGGGTGTTCATCGAGACGGGACCGCACAAGCACGCCATCCAGCAGACGTTCTTCCTCTACGTCTACGAGCCCGGCGGCAACCGCATCGAGCTGTGCAACCCGCTCACCCGGCTGGTGCTCGCGCCCGACTGGCCGCTGGTCACCTGGACCGAGGGAGAGCGCAAGAAGGGCCAGGCCTGGGGCCTGAAGACCATCGAGTCCTTCCACACGCACGGGACGCCGCCGGTGGCCTGA
- a CDS encoding aromatic acid/H+ symport family MFS transporter — MSSSPSLTARGSRLALLVVGLCWLAVLFDGLDMFIYGSVLPHLLETRTFGLTPDQAGDLGSYATFGMLVGALVAGTVADRIGRKKLMVSCVVLFSLASGLCALADGVAVFGLGRTLAGVGLGGLLPTAISMVCDYAPRGRGALVIGLLMTAHHAGGILSAYVAKWLIDPVGWRAAFGVCVLPLLFAPVLAKFLPESLSFLVAKGRDEEARALAARYDVEVPAARTGGAGDRWTNLANLFRGNEWIQTLLYWVASFGGLLLVYGVATWLPTLMRAEGYELGSALSFVVVFNLGGIVGMLIAGRAADRFGAPRISALWFALTAAGVFLLSVHMPMTVTMIVVFLTGVFLNSAQTMIYATVSIRSDADNRATAVGWTSGMGRFGAVFGPWLGGQLLASGNGDWGFTAFAVAGLSSMVFIGIAALRTSRQAPTGSEQELVGAH, encoded by the coding sequence ATGTCTTCCTCCCCCTCCCTGACCGCTCGCGGCAGCAGACTGGCCCTCCTGGTCGTCGGTCTGTGCTGGCTGGCCGTGCTGTTCGACGGTCTCGACATGTTCATCTACGGCTCGGTGCTGCCGCACCTGCTGGAGACCAGGACCTTCGGCCTCACCCCGGACCAGGCCGGCGACCTCGGCAGCTACGCCACCTTCGGCATGCTGGTCGGCGCCCTCGTCGCCGGCACGGTCGCCGACCGCATCGGCCGCAAGAAGCTGATGGTCTCCTGCGTCGTCCTCTTCTCGCTCGCCTCCGGCCTGTGCGCGCTGGCCGACGGCGTCGCGGTCTTCGGCCTCGGCCGCACCCTGGCCGGCGTCGGCCTCGGCGGTCTGCTGCCGACCGCGATCAGCATGGTCTGCGACTACGCCCCGCGCGGCCGCGGCGCCCTCGTCATCGGCCTGCTGATGACGGCCCACCACGCGGGTGGCATCCTCTCCGCCTACGTCGCCAAGTGGCTGATCGACCCGGTCGGCTGGCGTGCCGCGTTCGGGGTTTGCGTGCTCCCGCTGCTCTTCGCCCCGGTGCTGGCGAAGTTCCTGCCCGAATCGCTGAGCTTCCTGGTCGCCAAGGGCCGCGACGAGGAGGCCAGGGCCCTGGCCGCGCGCTACGACGTCGAGGTGCCGGCCGCGAGGACCGGTGGCGCGGGGGACCGCTGGACCAACCTCGCCAACCTCTTCCGCGGCAACGAGTGGATCCAGACCCTGCTCTACTGGGTGGCCTCCTTCGGCGGTCTGCTCCTCGTCTACGGAGTCGCCACCTGGCTGCCCACCCTGATGCGGGCCGAAGGCTACGAACTGGGCTCCGCCCTGTCCTTCGTGGTCGTCTTCAACCTCGGCGGCATCGTGGGCATGCTGATCGCGGGCCGGGCCGCCGACCGCTTCGGCGCCCCGCGCATCTCCGCCCTCTGGTTCGCGCTCACCGCCGCGGGCGTCTTCCTGCTCAGCGTCCACATGCCGATGACCGTCACGATGATCGTCGTCTTCCTCACCGGCGTCTTCCTCAACAGCGCCCAGACGATGATCTACGCCACGGTCTCCATCCGCTCCGACGCCGACAACCGCGCCACGGCCGTCGGCTGGACCTCGGGCATGGGCCGCTTCGGCGCCGTCTTCGGACCGTGGCTCGGCGGCCAGCTCCTCGCCTCGGGCAACGGCGACTGGGGCTTCACGGCCTTCGCCGTCGCCGGCCTGTCGTCCATGGTCTTCATCGGCATCGCCGCCCTGCGCACCTCCCGGCAGGCCCCCACCGGCAGCGAGCAGGAACTGGTCGGGGCGCACTGA
- a CDS encoding LuxR C-terminal-related transcriptional regulator — MVVSAVITGDRNTVGPATGRVDPLGDPFLRTRFAIPSRPATFLPRGRLTRHLAEGLRTPLTMVNGSAGAGKTLLVADWTASLDRPVTWLTVEAEAQRPGMFWAYFLQALSASGTPLSDRVRRPADPGRVSRTMLSEIAEDLVGRDPAPVVVLDEFDRVSASEVAEQLEFVLQHAGSGLRLVLVTRNEPMFSLHRYRAAGTLTEIRDAELAMTPEEAAALLELHGLSLPADAVRALVDRTRGWAAGLRLCALAAQQSPEPEMYLKEFEADHSAVADFLLAEVLRRQPPATQDLLLRASVLDRFCPDLVDGLTHRTDAGPILAELHRDNAFVEQLGQGWYRLHPLFGEILQTHLRVRHPGLEPDLHRSAAQWLRRRGTLPEVLAHGAAAADWDFTAAALVDDLAIGQFFTGLRSAELNELFSRMGPEATGPATELVRAARDLAHSDLDQGVAHLQHAEARLAGEEGEEGDPAAARLSCAFLETLAARLTGSPARAEQAAETADGIRPEVPAHLLAKHPELSALLLTHLGSARLWAGHYEDARAALSEAADCPGGVLTVGPREESLGHLALLDYLDGWPGRAEHKALAALTERERFSLPQPSGCGIARLVLAAVAVDRHELGRAQALLDEAGEQGLDTQDPVEAAGRAIATARLHLARGDACAAMESAAPALSTAVASPWADSLGRLVTSTVQLAEGRSETAAEGVRHLPDGRPAWAVEAARIQLAAGRADEAIDLLDSLAADGRSGPAVTVRAALVRARAAHGAGDSETARRLVAQALVLARSERLRRPFLDAGRWIRPLLVGAPLRPLAAGWLLPAPAPGGGPVAAPRPAPLVVEELSEREHDVLRRLAQMMSTQEIAADLYLSVNTVKTHLKSLYRKLGVNRRSEAVRRARELRLL; from the coding sequence ATGGTGGTGAGCGCCGTGATCACAGGCGACAGGAACACCGTGGGGCCGGCCACCGGCCGTGTCGATCCGCTCGGGGACCCGTTCTTGCGTACGCGCTTCGCGATCCCGTCGCGGCCCGCCACGTTCCTTCCTCGCGGACGCCTCACCCGGCACCTGGCAGAGGGGCTCCGAACGCCGCTGACCATGGTCAACGGCTCGGCCGGCGCGGGGAAGACCCTGCTCGTCGCCGACTGGACCGCGAGCCTGGACCGGCCCGTCACCTGGCTCACGGTGGAGGCGGAGGCACAGCGCCCCGGTATGTTCTGGGCGTACTTCCTGCAGGCTCTCAGCGCCTCCGGCACCCCGCTGTCCGACCGCGTCCGCCGCCCCGCGGACCCGGGCCGGGTGAGCCGCACGATGCTGTCGGAGATCGCCGAGGACCTGGTCGGACGCGACCCGGCCCCGGTCGTCGTGCTCGACGAGTTCGACCGGGTGAGCGCGTCCGAGGTGGCGGAACAGCTGGAGTTCGTGCTCCAGCACGCCGGTTCGGGGCTGCGTCTGGTCCTGGTCACCCGCAACGAACCGATGTTCTCCCTGCACCGGTACCGGGCGGCCGGAACCCTGACGGAGATCCGCGACGCCGAGCTCGCCATGACCCCCGAGGAGGCCGCGGCACTCCTGGAACTGCACGGACTCAGCCTGCCCGCCGACGCCGTGCGCGCCCTCGTGGACCGCACCCGCGGCTGGGCCGCCGGTCTGCGGCTGTGCGCGCTGGCCGCCCAGCAGAGCCCCGAACCGGAGATGTACCTCAAGGAGTTCGAGGCCGACCACAGCGCGGTCGCCGACTTCCTGCTGGCGGAGGTCCTGCGACGCCAGCCGCCGGCGACTCAGGACCTGCTGCTGCGCGCCAGCGTCCTGGACCGCTTTTGCCCCGACCTGGTCGACGGGCTGACCCACCGCACCGACGCCGGGCCCATCCTGGCCGAGCTGCACCGTGACAACGCCTTCGTCGAACAGCTGGGACAGGGGTGGTACCGCCTGCACCCGTTGTTCGGGGAGATCCTCCAGACCCACCTGCGGGTGCGCCACCCCGGCCTCGAACCCGATCTGCACCGGTCGGCGGCCCAGTGGCTGCGGCGGCGCGGCACCCTGCCGGAGGTACTCGCCCACGGAGCCGCCGCCGCGGACTGGGACTTCACCGCCGCCGCACTCGTCGACGACCTCGCCATCGGACAGTTCTTCACCGGTCTGCGCTCCGCCGAGCTGAACGAGCTGTTCTCCCGTATGGGACCCGAGGCCACGGGCCCCGCCACCGAGCTCGTCCGGGCGGCCCGGGACCTCGCGCACAGCGACCTCGACCAGGGCGTGGCCCACCTCCAGCACGCCGAGGCACGGCTGGCGGGCGAGGAGGGGGAAGAGGGCGATCCGGCGGCCGCCCGCCTGAGCTGTGCCTTCCTGGAGACGCTGGCCGCCAGACTGACCGGTTCTCCCGCACGGGCCGAACAGGCCGCCGAGACCGCCGACGGCATACGCCCGGAGGTCCCCGCGCACCTCCTGGCCAAACACCCCGAGCTGTCCGCTCTCCTGCTGACCCACCTGGGCTCCGCGCGTCTGTGGGCCGGACACTACGAGGACGCCCGGGCCGCGCTGTCCGAGGCGGCCGACTGTCCCGGCGGGGTCCTGACGGTCGGCCCACGGGAGGAGTCCCTGGGCCACCTCGCGCTGCTCGACTACCTGGACGGCTGGCCCGGCAGAGCCGAGCACAAGGCCCTGGCGGCGCTGACCGAGAGGGAACGGTTCAGCCTTCCGCAGCCCTCCGGCTGCGGCATCGCACGGTTGGTGCTGGCCGCCGTGGCGGTCGACCGCCACGAACTGGGCCGGGCCCAGGCCCTCCTCGACGAGGCCGGCGAACAGGGTCTCGACACCCAGGACCCGGTCGAGGCCGCCGGGCGGGCGATCGCCACGGCCCGGCTCCACCTGGCTCGGGGCGACGCGTGCGCGGCCATGGAGTCGGCGGCCCCGGCCCTGTCCACCGCCGTCGCCTCACCCTGGGCGGACAGCCTGGGGCGGCTGGTCACCTCCACCGTCCAGCTGGCCGAAGGACGGTCCGAGACGGCGGCCGAAGGGGTCCGGCACCTGCCGGACGGCCGGCCGGCGTGGGCGGTGGAAGCCGCGCGCATCCAGCTCGCGGCGGGCCGAGCCGACGAGGCGATCGACCTGCTCGACAGCCTCGCCGCCGACGGCCGGTCCGGACCCGCGGTGACCGTGCGGGCGGCGCTGGTGCGGGCGCGGGCCGCACACGGGGCGGGAGACAGCGAGACAGCCCGCAGACTGGTCGCGCAGGCCCTCGTCCTGGCCAGGAGCGAGCGGCTGCGCCGGCCCTTCCTCGACGCGGGACGCTGGATCAGGCCGCTCCTGGTCGGGGCGCCCCTGCGGCCGCTGGCCGCCGGATGGCTGCTGCCCGCCCCGGCGCCCGGCGGCGGACCGGTGGCCGCCCCGCGCCCCGCGCCGCTCGTCGTCGAGGAGCTGAGCGAGCGCGAGCACGACGTCCTGCGACGGCTGGCGCAGATGATGTCGACCCAGGAGATCGCCGCCGACCTGTACCTCTCGGTGAACACCGTGAAGACCCACCTCAAGAGCCTGTACCGGAAGCTGGGGGTGAACCGCCGCAGCGAGGCGGTCCGCCGCGCCCGGGAGCTGCGGCTCCTGTGA
- a CDS encoding MFS transporter yields the protein MRRWRALIVLGTAQFLMVLDTSVMNVSISQLVEDFDTEVTTIQAVITLYALVMAAFMIIGGRLGDILGRRRLFFLGLIVYGTGSALTALAPTVWVLALGWSVIEGLGAAMVLPAMAALVAESYRGPDRAVAYGVIGGLAGAGIAVGPLLGGWVTTYLTWRLVFAGEVVVVVAMLCCRRMITESARTGPRPRLDGVGAVLSAAGLALGVLGVLQSSTWGWVSPRNPPFTVLGFAPTLFVVGAGVAVLALFVHWERRRDARGGEPLVHLPLLGRPALRSGLLTLLGQNLILLGLFFVIPLYLQVVQGFDAFQTGLRLLPVSIAMLAASMLASSLGRAVGPRRMVRLALATLVVAVVWLLATIDPVIDDAQFAGAMALVGVGTGLLASQLGNVVQSSVGEEERSEVGGLQFTAQNLGSALGTALIGSILLGALAHAFTAEVADDPRISEAARTQTGVALESGISFVTTDQVRAAAVDAGLPPSEVDAVTESYASAQLDGLKAAILATGGVTLASFLVTPNLPAGGKSRTGGRGKTAAPAPSAGPTR from the coding sequence GTGAGACGCTGGCGCGCACTCATCGTCCTGGGAACGGCCCAGTTCCTGATGGTCCTGGACACCTCGGTCATGAACGTCTCGATCAGCCAGCTGGTCGAGGACTTCGACACCGAGGTCACCACGATCCAGGCCGTCATCACCCTGTACGCGCTGGTCATGGCCGCATTCATGATCATCGGTGGCAGGCTCGGCGACATCCTCGGGCGCCGCCGCCTGTTCTTCCTCGGACTGATCGTGTACGGCACGGGCTCGGCCCTGACCGCGCTGGCCCCCACGGTGTGGGTCCTCGCCCTCGGCTGGTCGGTCATCGAGGGGCTCGGTGCCGCCATGGTGCTGCCGGCCATGGCGGCCCTCGTCGCGGAGTCCTACCGCGGGCCGGACCGGGCCGTCGCCTACGGCGTCATCGGGGGCCTCGCGGGCGCGGGGATCGCCGTCGGACCGCTCCTCGGCGGCTGGGTGACCACCTACCTCACCTGGCGGCTGGTCTTCGCCGGCGAGGTCGTGGTCGTCGTGGCCATGCTGTGCTGCCGCCGGATGATCACCGAGTCGGCCCGCACCGGACCCCGTCCCCGTCTCGATGGAGTCGGCGCGGTGCTGTCGGCCGCCGGGCTCGCCCTGGGCGTCCTCGGTGTGCTCCAGAGCAGCACCTGGGGCTGGGTCTCACCGCGCAACCCGCCCTTCACCGTGCTGGGCTTCGCCCCGACACTGTTCGTCGTCGGAGCCGGGGTGGCCGTTCTCGCCCTGTTCGTCCACTGGGAGCGGCGGCGCGACGCCCGGGGCGGCGAGCCCCTCGTCCACCTGCCCCTGCTGGGCCGGCCGGCGCTGCGCTCCGGACTGCTGACCCTGCTGGGCCAGAACCTCATCCTGCTGGGCCTGTTCTTCGTCATCCCGCTGTACCTGCAGGTCGTGCAGGGCTTCGACGCCTTCCAGACCGGACTCCGTCTGCTGCCGGTTTCCATCGCCATGCTCGCGGCCTCCATGCTCGCCTCCTCGCTGGGCCGGGCCGTGGGACCGCGCCGGATGGTCCGGCTGGCCCTCGCCACGCTGGTGGTCGCCGTCGTGTGGCTGCTCGCCACCATCGACCCCGTCATCGACGACGCGCAGTTCGCCGGAGCCATGGCCCTGGTGGGCGTGGGCACCGGCCTGCTCGCCTCGCAACTGGGCAACGTCGTCCAGTCCAGCGTCGGCGAGGAGGAACGCAGCGAGGTCGGAGGACTCCAGTTCACGGCGCAGAACCTGGGCTCCGCGCTCGGCACGGCGCTGATCGGGTCGATCCTCCTCGGCGCCCTGGCGCACGCCTTCACCGCGGAGGTCGCCGACGATCCGCGGATCTCCGAGGCGGCCCGTACCCAGACCGGTGTCGCCCTGGAGTCCGGGATCTCCTTCGTCACCACCGACCAGGTGCGCGCGGCGGCGGTGGACGCCGGACTGCCGCCCTCCGAGGTCGACGCCGTCACGGAGTCCTACGCCTCCGCCCAGCTCGACGGTCTCAAGGCGGCGATTCTCGCCACCGGCGGCGTCACGCTGGCCAGTTTCCTCGTCACACCGAACCTCCCGGCCGGGGGCAAGAGCCGTACCGGGGGCCGGGGGAAGACCGCGGCACCGGCCCCGTCTGCCGGGCCGACGCGCTGA
- a CDS encoding SHOCT domain-containing protein: MSASTYLAYDYPLLSVFWSMLWFFLWIMWFVLLFRIVVDIFRDDSLSGWAKAGWLVFTIVLPFLGVFVYVIARGKNMGRREVAQAREQQQAFDSYIRQTAQGGTSSVDELARLSEIRAKGDITDAEFARAKELVLSGHGPGTSTGVTATSRR; the protein is encoded by the coding sequence ATGAGTGCGTCCACGTACCTCGCATACGACTATCCGCTGCTGAGCGTCTTCTGGTCCATGCTGTGGTTCTTCCTGTGGATCATGTGGTTCGTCCTGCTCTTCCGGATCGTGGTCGACATCTTCCGCGACGACTCACTGAGCGGCTGGGCCAAGGCCGGATGGCTGGTGTTCACGATCGTCCTGCCGTTCCTGGGCGTCTTCGTCTACGTCATCGCCCGCGGCAAGAACATGGGCCGCCGTGAGGTCGCACAGGCGCGGGAGCAGCAGCAGGCCTTCGACTCGTACATCCGTCAGACCGCCCAGGGCGGCACCAGCAGCGTCGACGAACTCGCCAGGCTCTCGGAGATCCGGGCCAAGGGCGACATCACGGACGCGGAGTTCGCCCGGGCGAAGGAGCTGGTCCTCAGCGGCCACGGCCCGGGGACGTCCACCGGCGTCACCGCCACCTCCCGGCGCTGA
- a CDS encoding diacylglycerol kinase family protein produces MARDRSGGARTGRVLRARLALLALLAGILVPLLVAGLRSVLWALVGIAGLALAAVGVWWTLAHTGTLRVLGLVLSVAAPLTVLSLYGASGLLWPACLSLALWILAVASARTALAPPSAAAGRAEAPHAPWIVMNPRSGGGKVERFGLVGKARAAGARVVLLDGHRDVAALARQAVAEGADLLAVAGGDGTQALVAEVAARHGVPFAVIPAGTRNHFALDLGLDRDDPAAALQALTDGVELRVDLGFAADRVFVNNASFGTYASVVADPAYRDAKLHTTLRTLPGLLTGDRAPGLRMRAGSRQIGGLQALLVSNNPYLRAVDAARPGRRERLDSGLLGVLGVRVANTAQAAGLVRGDRSGSVLRLRADEVVVDADTADIAVGIDGEHVMLPTPVVCRIAPGALRLRVPRRRPGKPVTGGRADWPAVARLAWGGGRPSRGGTETAETGTGGERGD; encoded by the coding sequence GTGGCACGAGACCGGAGCGGCGGTGCGCGGACCGGCCGTGTCCTCCGGGCCCGCCTCGCCCTCCTGGCCCTCCTGGCCGGCATCCTGGTGCCGCTCCTGGTGGCCGGACTGCGCAGCGTGCTGTGGGCCCTCGTCGGCATCGCCGGGCTGGCGCTGGCCGCCGTAGGAGTGTGGTGGACGCTGGCCCACACCGGCACCCTGCGCGTCCTCGGGCTGGTGCTGTCGGTGGCCGCGCCGCTCACCGTCCTCTCCCTGTACGGCGCGTCGGGACTGCTGTGGCCGGCGTGTCTGTCCCTGGCCCTGTGGATCCTGGCGGTGGCCTCGGCACGCACCGCCCTGGCACCCCCGAGTGCCGCGGCCGGACGTGCGGAGGCGCCGCACGCTCCCTGGATCGTGATGAACCCCCGCTCCGGCGGCGGCAAGGTGGAACGGTTCGGCCTGGTGGGAAAGGCCCGGGCGGCGGGCGCCCGGGTCGTCCTGCTGGACGGCCACCGGGACGTGGCGGCCCTCGCGCGGCAGGCCGTGGCCGAGGGCGCCGATCTGCTGGCGGTGGCCGGTGGCGACGGCACCCAGGCCCTGGTGGCCGAGGTGGCGGCCCGGCACGGCGTGCCCTTCGCCGTCATCCCCGCGGGCACCCGCAACCACTTCGCCCTCGATCTCGGCCTGGACCGCGACGACCCCGCGGCGGCGCTCCAGGCACTCACCGACGGCGTGGAGCTCCGCGTGGACCTCGGATTCGCCGCCGACCGCGTGTTCGTCAACAACGCCTCCTTCGGGACCTACGCGTCCGTGGTGGCCGACCCCGCCTACCGCGACGCCAAGCTGCACACGACACTGCGGACCCTTCCCGGGCTCCTCACCGGTGACCGTGCGCCCGGTCTGAGGATGCGGGCCGGCTCCCGGCAGATCGGCGGACTCCAGGCGCTGCTCGTCAGCAACAACCCCTATCTGCGGGCCGTCGACGCGGCCCGTCCGGGACGCCGGGAACGGCTGGACTCGGGGCTGCTCGGAGTGCTGGGCGTGCGGGTGGCGAACACGGCCCAGGCGGCCGGACTGGTGCGCGGGGACCGCTCCGGGTCCGTCCTGCGCCTGCGGGCCGACGAGGTGGTCGTGGACGCGGACACCGCCGACATCGCCGTCGGCATCGACGGAGAACACGTCATGCTGCCGACGCCCGTGGTGTGCCGGATCGCTCCCGGGGCGTTGCGGCTGCGTGTGCCACGCCGTCGCCCCGGCAAGCCGGTGACCGGGGGGCGGGCCGACTGGCCGGCGGTGGCGCGGCTCGCGTGGGGTGGAGGGCGTCCGTCCCGGGGCGGAACAGAGACGGCCGAGACGGGCACCGGCGGGGAGCGGGGCGACTGA
- a CDS encoding RDD family protein, translating to MTAPSRTRRPPEIQGRPAGLVSRTVAAAVDAFVVLAILLALQSGYAAARSLLTGQPFALPDPGPGFTVAFGYTVLVAYLVGGWVLGGRTAGDQLMGLRVTAGSGRRLTAGTALFRAVLCVVLPVGLLWIPVSRRAASLQDVVTGSAVVHDWYGGTHGRPAGSR from the coding sequence GTGACAGCCCCGTCCCGCACCCGTCGCCCGCCGGAGATCCAGGGGCGTCCCGCGGGGCTCGTGTCGCGCACGGTGGCGGCCGCCGTCGACGCCTTCGTGGTGCTGGCGATCCTTCTCGCCCTCCAGTCCGGATACGCGGCGGCACGCTCCCTGCTGACCGGACAGCCCTTCGCCCTCCCGGATCCAGGGCCCGGCTTCACCGTGGCCTTCGGCTACACGGTCCTCGTCGCCTACCTGGTCGGCGGCTGGGTCCTCGGCGGGCGCACCGCCGGGGACCAGCTGATGGGCCTTCGGGTGACGGCCGGTTCGGGGCGGCGTCTGACGGCGGGCACCGCCCTGTTCCGGGCCGTCCTGTGCGTCGTCCTGCCCGTCGGGTTGCTGTGGATCCCCGTCAGCCGCCGAGCGGCGTCGCTGCAGGACGTGGTGACGGGCAGCGCGGTCGTCCACGACTGGTACGGCGGTACGCACGGCCGTCCGGCCGGCTCACGATGA